The following DNA comes from Capsicum annuum cultivar UCD-10X-F1 chromosome 7, UCD10Xv1.1, whole genome shotgun sequence.
caaatggtgataaagttcaccaagtgcattTTTAGATCATCACCAGgaaagcctccaaacaaccccttcagattgaggagttgaatcatagtacttgttatgctgaattttgtaccaggtgccaatggtggaagaatgatagcacccgttgcacctgctccatccattccttcgTCATCGTCATCAACCTCGTAATGGACaggctgttgaccataccttcctctgaCTAGATggtttttgtcaaaattttgctGCACTGGTGCAGCAATTTGCTCAGCCCACCTTGGGTTTTGAAGATTCagtaattcctcatcacccaagtcttcatcatcatggTTCGGGTGACGTACTTATTGACCCTAGTTCTGTATGTTCACCTGAGCCCTGTTCAAGGAtgccagtctgtcagcctcttgctatTTTTCCATTCTCTCGATCAGCTGAGGTTCCAGATTAATTTAATAACGGTTCTCCAGAACTTCGTGTTTTTGTCATAAACAACAAGGAACCTGcgataaaaaaacaacaacaaataaatgtaaatctaggaaacctaactaacagtcaattagcacacacaactttcagtttacaaccgtattccacAGTAAGGGCGCCATTTTtaataacgctcaaactatactcttgaatgggtgtaagcgatcgtcgtcaatataaaacccaactggttggggtcaaatcccacagggaatatggtgtgaactcaagttatttgcaatttaattcactaatagtttaacgtttcctgaaatgggggtttaagtttcacaaatgattatttgtcactttaattttgatgtttgtaaccaagattttaagaaatgaccagaattatgttcactagggcttacgatacatgacagatgctagaggtgactcaagattctcatagtggttaggataacaagctatctttatcgatgatatggtcaaatgtctctcgacctatttaagcatctaatttcctaatcctctcggacgtAGGGAATTTTTGTTCACTgtccaaattttacctcaggttaacgaATCTTGTTACATTGCTGattattaaaaaaagtatttttgtgtccctattgataattcacttcctactgtatatgatttctttctcatgtAAATCAAAGTAGGTGCGTCTACTATTtccaaccaacagacgttaattaaaatctcagaattatcaagaagtcctaatacctattaaatcttgagtgtttagcacatcGTCATGatctaaccctagatcccataattcaggttaatggagtttatcTACTCATGATGCAAGGAATAAGTACAAGAATTGAATTCATaagtgagaagattaacttacaacgattatgaaaatcaagaagtataacttgaattgaacCATGGTacaaactcccaaaatatattttaactagCGAGAGAGAAATATCGTATGGTTTTTGAATAAAGATGAgtcccaaaaaataataataataattttccagaaaaccctaaaataaggctttaaatagtttaacctaattaaggaaataaaatcaaagttaccGCTTTTCCTCAAAATAGATGATGACATCTATGACGGCTTATTATGAGTATGACGGCTTATAACGGATGTTGTCAGCACCTCTGCACTTTTGCCTTttgctgcctaaggctgacgatgacgATGATGCCTTATCATCAGCTTGACGACGTGTCATAGATGTCGTTACAAAACTGtcttcaacttccatcttctgtttaaggatgacgatgctcctgatgccttatcaccatcctGGTGCCTTATCACAAAGTGTTGTCACAACTTTAGCTTATGCCAAATCTCTAGTTAAGTTTGACaacaactgtgatagcctatcacagggctggcgacttatcacaaatgtcgtcagccacacttctcttcagagtcctccagatttcaacttctttgcttccattcttgttggttctctatcccatcagcttaaactgtaaaatcaaacataaaaaaaatcgaaaacaacaaaagttgcttaagacttcgcaattattcttggttaaaggtcatAAATGTGTTAtcaattgctcacacatcagtcactcacaacttgtccttactagtggtgtggtattgacacccttccaattagggttacatattggaccccaactcaaccataattgcgtattaggggtatgtcagttagataactacttcccatagtttcagttatagaatcaggactgtcagatacaatcattcagtctcagtaataaaactcagatagttctacagaatttaggactattaggTATAGTTAACTCATagcagtacagaactcagctagttccatcagattcaagactttcagatacaactactcatgttatcagttatatcagtcatcagaactcagttgtCAGTCATGTTAgctatcagtaaattcatgttatcacgatcttagatATAATTACTATGTATTAAtgaatgtattctcacgttcatattagtcagttagtcagttagtcagtattgttcatgcatatgaaccccatgtattcagcctacctcacatgcataccagtatattcaaagtactaatgcatttatgctatggtgtcttataccataggttttgaagcacgagctctagagcatcagtagattccagatatcagtagtcagttagcagtgagtcctcatccttcaaggacatgattatttctttattatctcattaagtaatttattagttagagtttgttggggacatgtaccatcaactccttattcaaatagttcagtcagttagaggctttgcagactatcatgttcagactatcatgtttagatagttttgttttgggtatttataccccatcccagatgttatgttatagttttgaaccttatggcctttcagttcatgtttctgcatttatacaatatatcatgcaatatacaggtataaatattagtcatgggttagcttgtggtcctttagggtcatgagcaccgtgtattaTTTCTGGTACTAGATTCGAAGCGTTAcatatatagtttatacctactACTTGAAGATATGTATTAAGACTCGTATGTCATATGAAACtattattatcaatattatattattagtattacttctatatatatatatatatttaacgtatgtttcacttttactttatatttattatgatgatgTACGACTCAAGATATAATGAGAAATGACCATTCATATAGCCAAACCCAATTTATTTTGGACCGAGGCATATTTGTTGTTGTAGTATTTGTATTATCAAAACTCTAATCTCTGCACCGTAATAGAAAGTACAAAACATCCAAGATGAACCAGAGGAACAGTGCATTAGTAACTTTTCTTTCATGAGACACCCTTTTAAAGTCTAAACAAATAAACCACCTTTTCGTATTAAATAAATACTATGCTGTAGAGTATTATATACTCGAAACCTTACTCTGGAAGGAAAATGTTATCTGGGTCTATTAGAGCCTCAAGTAAATTGACATGTCGGATACTCAAGTAAACCTTACTCTAATATTTCTCATCAATTGCTAGGGTTTTAGCGATCGCCATTCACGCACACACAGTGCACCAGTGATAGAGAAACTAATCAAAGATAAAGACAATTTTGTCCTAAAAAACCATGGCTATCCCCAACGAAATAACTGTTAAGGTGAAACAAAAGCAAATTGAAGTTGAAGGACCTAGGGGCAAACTGGTCAGAAATTTCAAGCATCTCAATCTCGATTTTCAGCTGATTATAGTGAGGAAACTAGACAAAAGAATTTGAAGGTTGATGCTTGGTTTGGATCTCGTAAGACGATTGATGCTATCCATACCGCTCTTAGCCATGTGGAGAATCTTATCACTAGTGTTACTAATAGTTATAGGTACAAGATGAGGTTTGTGTATGCTCACTTTCCTATCAATGCTTCCATTACTGGTGGGAATAAGTCCATTGACATGCGTAACTTCCTTGGCGAGAAGAAGGTTAGGAAAGTTGACATGCTTGAGGGTGTAAAGTTGTTCGATCTGAGAAGGTCAAGGATGAGCTTTGcattttacacattttatattttCTCCTTCACTGTGAATATTGAGCTCCACCGTTGTAACCTCCATTGTAGCAGTTTCCAGATTTCAAAGTAGTGCATTCTCCACAtcttaaaaaatacaattcaagttTTGAGTACTAAGTTAGATGAATACAGTTGAATAGTAAAATAGAGAATAACGGTTTTTTGCCAATTTTGATCCATAAAAGGACTGAAAAGAATTGCCTTAAAGAGGCCAATTTTCAATATGTTAGTTTTGGAACAGATTTTAGATTTTGGATCTCCTCTGTCTTCACACTGCTATGTACAGATAAAAGGAACACATACATTCATCCTCTATGATAAatcttttatgatattttt
Coding sequences within:
- the LOC107876683 gene encoding 60S ribosomal protein L9-like, coding for MAIPNEITVKVKQKQIEVEGPRADYSEETRQKNLKVDAWFGSRKTIDAIHTALSHVENLITSVTNSYRYKMRFVYAHFPINASITGGNKSIDMRNFLGEKKVRKVDMLEGVKLFDLRRSRMSFAFYTFYIFSFTVNIELHRCNLHCSSFQISK